A region from the Paraburkholderia youngii genome encodes:
- a CDS encoding M81 family metallopeptidase → MKILIARMNHETNTFSPVETPLAAFGRTGPSYGGAAFDENKGMQTAMAAFIDAAERVHAEIVTPISAMANPSGPVDAAAYDTICDAILAGATGCDAVMLDLHGAMVAENSADGEGDLLARVRASLPHARIAVALDLHGNVTQKMIDNADIIVSFKTYPHVDMYETGAHAARLLFDMIDGHAKPVIAWRQPPLLTHTLRSASADGAMKRALDAARAAEADGMLAVSVLAGFSLADIDAPCISVVVVGNGERADAEAVAERVARQIWDERDDFVYCSAPLAESVARAASLARGADKPVLLLDHGDNCMSGGTCDTMDLLEEALKQGLEDIVSGPLCDPQAVAALAASGVGSTVTLAIGNKLTNDALPSRSPLALTGVVRALTDGEYVISGPTYTGQRAYMGRAAVLDAGTVKLVVTEHTHEPWDLGVFESVGIDPRRARFLLLKSRMYCRPVFVPIAAALVECDSRGVTSSDYSLFRFERVKRPVYPLDPDTEWTATN, encoded by the coding sequence ATGAAGATCCTGATCGCACGAATGAACCACGAGACCAACACGTTCTCGCCGGTAGAAACCCCGCTGGCCGCATTCGGCCGCACCGGTCCCAGCTACGGCGGCGCCGCGTTCGACGAAAACAAGGGCATGCAAACCGCGATGGCCGCGTTCATCGACGCCGCCGAGCGCGTGCACGCCGAAATCGTGACGCCGATCTCCGCCATGGCGAATCCGAGTGGGCCGGTGGACGCCGCAGCCTACGATACGATCTGCGACGCAATCCTGGCAGGCGCGACCGGTTGCGACGCGGTGATGCTCGATCTGCACGGCGCGATGGTCGCCGAGAACTCGGCCGACGGCGAAGGGGATCTGCTCGCGCGCGTGCGTGCGTCGTTGCCGCACGCGCGGATCGCGGTCGCACTCGATCTGCACGGCAACGTCACGCAAAAGATGATCGACAACGCCGACATCATCGTCAGTTTCAAAACCTATCCGCACGTCGACATGTACGAGACTGGCGCGCACGCGGCGCGCCTGCTGTTCGACATGATCGACGGCCACGCGAAGCCGGTGATCGCGTGGCGTCAACCGCCGCTGCTCACGCACACGCTGCGCAGCGCGAGCGCCGACGGCGCGATGAAACGCGCGCTCGACGCCGCGCGCGCCGCCGAGGCCGACGGCATGCTCGCGGTGTCGGTGCTGGCGGGCTTCTCGCTCGCCGATATCGACGCGCCATGCATTAGCGTCGTTGTAGTGGGCAATGGCGAGCGCGCGGATGCCGAGGCGGTCGCCGAGCGTGTCGCGCGACAGATCTGGGACGAGCGCGACGATTTCGTCTATTGCAGCGCGCCGCTTGCCGAATCGGTCGCGCGGGCGGCGTCGCTCGCGCGCGGCGCCGACAAACCGGTGCTGCTGCTCGATCACGGCGACAACTGCATGTCAGGCGGCACGTGCGACACGATGGATCTGCTCGAGGAAGCATTGAAGCAGGGCCTCGAAGATATCGTCAGCGGGCCGTTGTGCGACCCGCAGGCGGTCGCGGCCCTGGCGGCCTCGGGGGTCGGAAGCACGGTCACGCTCGCGATCGGCAACAAGCTGACAAACGATGCTTTGCCCTCGCGTTCGCCGCTCGCCCTGACCGGCGTCGTGCGCGCGCTGACGGACGGCGAATACGTGATCAGCGGTCCGACCTACACCGGCCAACGCGCGTACATGGGGCGTGCGGCAGTGCTCGACGCCGGCACGGTGAAACTCGTCGTGACCGAACACACGCATGAGCCGTGGGATCTCGGCGTGTTCGAGAGCGTCGGCATCGATCCGCGCCGCGCGCGTTTTCTGCTGCTCAAATCACGCATGTATTGCCGGCCGGTCTTCGTGCCGATCGCGGCGGCGCTCGTCGAATGCGATAGTCGCGGCGTCACGAGTTCGGACTACAGTCTGTTCAGATTCGAGCGCGTGAAACGGCCGGTTTATCCATTGGACCCTGACACCGAATGGACCGCGACCAACTGA
- a CDS encoding permease, translated as MQSTLRQPRVTFGWIVFLLIAVVGLFYVKWFPYYNRAFVAASQHSIGKSILMGTSASAPAASWQAAIDFALAYGKAIWQAMVLGLLLGSAVQALIPPQWVARALGRADFNSVVKGGLMSLPGMMCTCCAAPVVAGLRAREAAPGAAIAFWLGNTALNPATLIFMGFVLGWQWMGLRLALGVVMVFGLGYLVNRMITPQEAQASREAVAQLVSADDPGTAFSRWVSILGRMTLRLVPEYIVLVLILGAARAWLFPHVGPDVDNSLLWIIALSVAGTLFVIPTAGEVPIIQAMLSFGMAAGPAGALLMTLPLVSVPSLAMLARSFPRRVLTVVACAVVVCGVVSGLLAVALGF; from the coding sequence ATGCAATCAACCCTTCGGCAACCTCGCGTCACGTTTGGCTGGATCGTCTTCCTGCTGATCGCCGTCGTCGGCCTCTTCTATGTGAAGTGGTTTCCGTACTACAACCGCGCGTTCGTCGCCGCGAGCCAGCATTCGATCGGCAAGTCGATCCTGATGGGCACGTCCGCGAGCGCGCCGGCGGCCTCGTGGCAGGCCGCGATCGACTTCGCGCTCGCGTACGGCAAGGCGATCTGGCAGGCGATGGTGCTTGGCCTGCTGCTCGGCTCCGCGGTGCAAGCGCTGATTCCGCCGCAGTGGGTCGCGCGTGCGCTCGGTCGCGCCGACTTCAACAGTGTCGTCAAAGGCGGCCTGATGTCGTTGCCTGGCATGATGTGCACCTGCTGCGCGGCGCCGGTCGTCGCCGGCCTGCGCGCGCGCGAAGCGGCGCCGGGCGCGGCGATTGCTTTTTGGCTCGGTAACACCGCGCTGAATCCCGCGACGCTGATTTTCATGGGCTTCGTGCTCGGCTGGCAGTGGATGGGCCTGCGCCTCGCGCTCGGCGTCGTGATGGTGTTCGGCCTCGGCTACCTCGTGAACCGCATGATCACGCCGCAGGAAGCGCAAGCGTCGCGAGAAGCCGTCGCGCAACTGGTCAGCGCCGACGATCCGGGCACCGCGTTCTCGCGCTGGGTCTCGATTCTCGGGCGCATGACGCTGCGGCTCGTGCCGGAATACATCGTGCTCGTGCTGATTCTCGGCGCGGCGCGCGCATGGCTGTTTCCGCACGTCGGCCCGGACGTCGACAACAGCCTGCTGTGGATCATCGCGCTGTCGGTCGCCGGCACGCTGTTCGTGATTCCGACCGCGGGTGAGGTGCCGATCATTCAGGCGATGCTGTCGTTCGGCATGGCCGCCGGCCCCGCCGGCGCACTGCTGATGACGCTGCCGCTCGTCAGCGTGCCGTCGCTCGCGATGCTCGCGCGGTCGTTTCCGCGGCGCGTGCTGACGGTGGTGGCCTGTGCGGTGGTGGTGTGCGGTGTCGTCAGTGGTTTGCTGGCCGTTGCGCTGGGCTTTTGA
- the mnmH gene encoding tRNA 2-selenouridine(34) synthase MnmH, whose translation MKSLLVSLDKAGDFDEIVDVRTPLEFEEDHIPGATNAPVLSNEERVLVGTTYKQVSPFEGTRLGAALVARNIAHHLETTFADRPRNWRPLIYCWRGGKRSGSVTTLFNMIGWSARQLEGGYKSYRRATLERLETLPRRFSYIALVGPTGSGKTRLLSALHEAGAQTLDLEALASHRGSLLGAYTGVQQPSQKRFDTLLVTALQDFDVNRPVFVEAESRRIGSVTLPLALLETFHRGACVEVRSSREDRAAFLLQDYAHLFEHPDYFKGQLERLIGLHSRERVAGWQRLVDDNRRAELAHELIELHYDPAYARSSGQHFDQLPNALQLHFRPNDADVVEQAKTLLAQLDTRTLVLG comes from the coding sequence TTGAAAAGTCTTCTAGTCAGCCTCGATAAAGCCGGCGATTTCGATGAAATCGTCGACGTTCGCACGCCGCTCGAGTTCGAGGAAGACCATATTCCGGGCGCGACCAACGCGCCAGTGCTGAGCAACGAGGAACGCGTGCTGGTCGGCACGACCTACAAGCAGGTGTCGCCGTTCGAGGGCACGCGGCTCGGAGCGGCGCTCGTCGCGCGCAACATCGCGCATCATCTGGAAACCACGTTCGCCGACCGGCCGCGCAACTGGCGCCCGCTGATCTACTGCTGGCGCGGCGGCAAGCGCTCGGGGTCGGTCACGACGCTGTTCAACATGATCGGCTGGTCGGCGCGGCAACTCGAGGGCGGCTACAAGAGCTACCGGCGCGCCACGCTGGAGAGGCTCGAAACCCTGCCGCGCCGTTTCAGCTACATCGCGCTCGTCGGCCCGACCGGCAGCGGCAAGACACGGCTGCTGTCGGCGCTGCATGAGGCCGGCGCGCAAACGCTCGACCTCGAGGCGCTCGCCTCGCATCGCGGCTCGCTGCTCGGCGCGTACACGGGCGTGCAGCAGCCGTCGCAAAAGCGTTTCGACACGCTGCTCGTCACCGCGCTGCAAGACTTCGACGTGAACCGGCCGGTGTTCGTCGAGGCGGAAAGCCGGCGCATCGGCTCCGTCACGCTGCCGCTCGCGCTGCTCGAAACGTTTCATCGCGGCGCGTGCGTCGAGGTGCGTTCGAGCCGCGAGGATCGCGCGGCGTTTCTCCTGCAGGATTACGCGCATCTGTTCGAGCATCCCGACTACTTCAAGGGACAGCTGGAACGGTTGATCGGCCTGCACAGCCGCGAGCGGGTCGCGGGCTGGCAGCGGCTCGTCGACGACAACCGGCGCGCCGAGCTCGCGCACGAACTGATCGAACTTCACTACGATCCCGCGTACGCGCGCAGCAGCGGCCAGCATTTCGATCAGCTGCCGAATGCGCTGCAACTCCATTTCCGCCCGAACGACGCCGACGTCGTCGAGCAGGCGAAAACGCTGCTCGCGCAGCTCGACACCCGTACGCTAGTCCTCGGTTGA
- the selD gene encoding selenide, water dikinase SelD → MTQVQASQSPRLTSLSHGGGCGCKIAPGLLADLLKRSAPLPFFPDLLVGNDTADDAAVYKLNEDQAIVATTDFFMPIVDDPFDFGRIAATNAISDVYAMGGKPIMALAIVGMPINVLPHDVIAAVLKGGESVCADAGIPLAGGHSIDSVEPIYGLVALGIVDPKRVKRNAGGRAGDVLILGKPLGVGILSAALKKDRLDEAGYAAMIGATTKLNRPGAELARLDGVHALTDITGFGLLGHTLELARGSKLTARVHYADLPWLPNVASLAEAGIFTGASGRNWDAYGHDVVLPATLPSAGRALLTDPQTSGGLLVSCAPEAVDEVLALFRADGFADARVIGELVSGEARVEVI, encoded by the coding sequence ATGACCCAAGTCCAAGCAAGCCAGTCGCCCCGCCTTACGAGCCTGTCGCACGGTGGCGGCTGCGGCTGCAAGATCGCGCCCGGCCTGCTCGCCGATCTGCTCAAGCGCAGCGCGCCGCTGCCGTTTTTCCCCGACCTGCTGGTCGGCAACGACACCGCCGACGACGCCGCCGTCTACAAGCTCAACGAGGACCAGGCGATCGTCGCGACCACCGATTTCTTCATGCCGATCGTCGACGATCCGTTCGACTTCGGCCGCATCGCCGCGACTAATGCGATTTCCGACGTCTACGCGATGGGCGGCAAGCCGATCATGGCGCTTGCGATCGTCGGCATGCCGATCAACGTGCTGCCGCACGACGTGATTGCGGCCGTGCTGAAAGGCGGCGAATCGGTGTGCGCGGACGCGGGCATCCCGCTCGCGGGGGGCCATTCGATCGATTCGGTCGAGCCGATATACGGCCTCGTCGCGCTGGGCATCGTCGATCCGAAGCGCGTCAAGCGCAATGCGGGCGGCCGGGCCGGCGACGTGCTGATCCTCGGCAAGCCGCTCGGCGTCGGCATTCTGTCCGCGGCACTGAAAAAAGACCGGCTCGACGAGGCCGGCTACGCGGCCATGATCGGCGCGACCACCAAGCTGAACCGGCCGGGCGCCGAGTTGGCGCGGCTCGACGGCGTGCATGCGCTGACCGACATCACCGGCTTCGGCCTGCTCGGCCACACGCTGGAACTGGCGCGCGGCTCGAAGCTGACCGCGCGCGTGCACTATGCGGACCTGCCGTGGCTGCCGAACGTCGCGAGCCTCGCGGAAGCCGGTATTTTCACCGGCGCATCGGGCCGCAACTGGGATGCCTATGGCCACGACGTGGTGCTGCCCGCCACGTTGCCGTCGGCCGGCCGTGCGTTGTTGACCGATCCGCAGACGTCGGGCGGGCTGCTGGTGTCGTGCGCGCCCGAGGCGGTCGACGAGGTGCTCGCACTGTTCCGCGCCGATGGCTTCGCCGACGCGCGAGTGATCGGCGAGCTTGTGAGCGGTGAAGCGCGGGTCGAGGTCATCTGA
- a CDS encoding beta-xylosidase: MNGALCLHDLFHAPGTVHAESANGNSLTFSTDYCAPMNSSPYSCRAAAGAASLALLGAALLAANSPSLAQIPQSGGSSHMESRSSGMGSTPDPAASAVHESQKPQSKDSGQGNARGKTAGQGQKAEGAGGFNNGLYGTGAGSNK; encoded by the coding sequence ATGAACGGCGCCCTCTGCCTGCACGATTTATTCCACGCGCCGGGCACCGTTCATGCTGAATCCGCGAATGGTAATTCATTGACCTTCTCGACGGATTATTGCGCTCCTATGAACTCCTCTCCTTACTCCTGTCGCGCGGCAGCCGGCGCAGCCTCGCTTGCGCTTCTCGGCGCCGCACTGCTGGCCGCGAACTCCCCCAGCCTTGCGCAGATTCCCCAGTCGGGGGGCTCTTCGCACATGGAAAGCCGCTCGTCCGGGATGGGTTCGACGCCCGACCCGGCCGCGTCGGCAGTTCACGAATCGCAAAAACCTCAGTCGAAAGACAGCGGACAAGGTAACGCGCGCGGCAAAACCGCCGGCCAGGGACAAAAAGCCGAGGGCGCCGGCGGATTTAACAATGGCTTGTATGGGACCGGCGCAGGCAGCAATAAATAA
- the fdnG gene encoding formate dehydrogenase-N subunit alpha, with protein sequence MTQMTRRQFLKVSATSLAGSSLALMGFSPTPALAEVRQYKLSRATETRNTCPYCSVGCGVLMYGLGDEAKNVKTSIFHIEGDPDHPVNRGTLCPKGASLIDFIHSPSRLRYPEYRAAGANEWKRISWEDALDRIAKLMKEDRDANFVETTADGKKVNRWLTTGMLAASASSNEVGYLTHKTARSLGMLGFDNQARVUHGPTVAGLAPTFGRGAMTNHWVDIRNADLILVMGGNSAEAHPCGFKWVTEAKAHRKARLIVVDPRFNRTASVADYYVPIRTGTDIAFLGGVINYLLTNDKIQHEYVKNYTDVSFIVRDDFAFNDGLFSGYNADKRSYDKTSWNYERGEDGFAKVDPTLQDPRCVYQLMKKHYSRYTPEQVEKICGTPKDKFLHVCEMLAATSVPGRATTIMYALGWTQHSIGSQIIRTGAMVQLLLGNIGIAGGGMNALRGHSNIQGLTDLGLMSNLLPGYMTLPMEAEQDFDAYIEKRTQQPLRPNQLSYWRNYRAFHVSFMKSWWGDKATAENNFAFDYLPKLDKSYDLLQVFELMSQGKMNGYIAQGFNPLAAAPYKSKNGAALAKLKWLVIMDPLATETSEFWKNHGPFNDVDSASIQTEVFRLPTTCFAEERGSLVSSSRVLQWHWQGADGPGEAKSDLEIMAGLWLRIRDAYRKDGGKYPDPILNMSWPYAKPDSPTPEELAMEFNGKALADVTDPKDPTKVLAKKGEQLASFALLRDDGSTSSGCWIFCGAWTQAGNQMGRRDNSDPTGIGNTLNWAWAWPVNRRVLYNRASCDLNGKPFDPTRKLIAWNGSTWSGADIPDFKVDEPPDSGMNPFIMNPEGVARFFARDAMVEGPFPEHYEPFETPLGYNPLHPDNKLAVSNPAARVFPADKATFGTHENFPHTATSYRLTEHFHYWTKHAKLNAIIQPEQFVEIGEDLAKEIGVVAGDRVKVSSNRGHLIAVAVVTKRIKPLTVEGKKVQTVGLPIHWGFMGLARPGYLVNGLTPPVGDGNSQTPETKSFLVKVEKA encoded by the coding sequence ATGACGCAAATGACTCGGCGACAATTCCTGAAGGTTTCTGCCACCTCGCTCGCCGGATCGAGCCTAGCCCTGATGGGCTTCTCGCCGACCCCCGCGCTGGCCGAAGTCCGTCAGTACAAATTGTCGCGTGCTACCGAAACCCGCAACACCTGCCCGTACTGCTCGGTGGGCTGCGGCGTCCTGATGTACGGCCTCGGCGACGAAGCCAAGAACGTGAAGACGAGCATCTTCCACATCGAGGGCGACCCCGACCATCCGGTCAATCGCGGCACGCTGTGCCCGAAGGGCGCGAGCCTGATCGACTTCATCCATAGCCCGAGCCGTCTGCGCTATCCCGAGTACCGCGCGGCCGGAGCGAACGAGTGGAAGCGCATCTCGTGGGAAGACGCGCTCGACCGCATCGCGAAGCTGATGAAGGAAGACCGGGACGCGAACTTCGTCGAGACGACCGCAGACGGCAAGAAGGTCAACCGCTGGCTGACTACCGGGATGCTCGCGGCGTCGGCCAGCAGTAACGAGGTGGGTTATCTGACGCACAAGACTGCCCGCAGTCTTGGCATGCTCGGATTCGACAATCAGGCGCGTGTCTGACATGGCCCGACGGTGGCAGGTCTTGCCCCGACGTTTGGCCGTGGAGCGATGACGAACCATTGGGTCGACATCAGAAACGCGGACTTGATTCTCGTGATGGGCGGCAATTCGGCCGAGGCCCACCCTTGCGGATTCAAATGGGTCACGGAAGCGAAGGCGCACCGCAAGGCGCGCCTGATCGTGGTCGACCCGCGCTTTAATCGCACGGCGTCGGTCGCGGACTACTACGTGCCGATCCGCACCGGCACGGACATCGCATTCCTCGGCGGGGTGATCAACTATCTGCTGACGAACGACAAGATCCAGCACGAGTACGTGAAGAACTACACGGACGTGTCGTTTATCGTCCGTGATGACTTTGCGTTCAACGACGGCCTGTTCTCCGGCTACAACGCCGACAAGCGCAGCTACGACAAGACCTCGTGGAACTACGAGCGCGGCGAAGACGGCTTCGCCAAGGTCGACCCGACGCTGCAGGACCCGCGCTGCGTCTATCAGCTAATGAAGAAGCATTACTCGCGCTACACGCCCGAGCAGGTCGAAAAAATCTGCGGCACGCCGAAGGACAAGTTCCTGCACGTGTGCGAGATGCTCGCGGCGACGTCGGTGCCGGGACGTGCGACCACGATCATGTACGCGCTCGGCTGGACCCAGCACTCGATCGGCTCGCAGATCATCCGCACCGGCGCGATGGTACAGCTGCTGCTCGGCAACATCGGCATCGCGGGCGGCGGCATGAATGCGCTGCGCGGTCACTCGAACATCCAGGGCCTGACGGACCTCGGCCTGATGTCGAACCTGCTGCCTGGCTACATGACGCTGCCGATGGAAGCGGAGCAGGACTTCGACGCCTACATCGAGAAGCGTACCCAGCAACCGCTGCGGCCGAACCAGCTGAGCTACTGGCGCAACTATCGCGCGTTCCACGTGAGCTTCATGAAGTCGTGGTGGGGCGACAAGGCGACCGCCGAGAACAACTTCGCTTTCGACTATCTGCCGAAGCTCGACAAGTCCTACGACCTGCTGCAGGTCTTCGAGCTGATGAGTCAGGGCAAGATGAACGGCTACATCGCGCAGGGCTTCAACCCGCTTGCCGCCGCGCCGTACAAGTCAAAGAACGGCGCGGCTCTGGCCAAGCTGAAGTGGCTCGTGATCATGGATCCGCTCGCGACCGAAACGTCGGAGTTCTGGAAGAACCACGGCCCGTTCAACGACGTCGACAGCGCATCGATCCAGACCGAGGTGTTCCGTCTGCCGACCACCTGCTTCGCCGAGGAACGCGGCTCGCTCGTCAGTTCGAGCCGCGTGCTGCAATGGCACTGGCAGGGCGCTGACGGCCCGGGCGAAGCGAAGAGCGACCTCGAGATCATGGCTGGGCTGTGGCTGCGGATTCGCGACGCTTATCGCAAGGACGGCGGCAAGTATCCCGATCCGATCCTGAACATGAGCTGGCCTTATGCGAAGCCGGACAGCCCGACGCCGGAAGAACTCGCAATGGAGTTCAACGGCAAGGCGCTCGCGGACGTCACCGATCCGAAGGACCCGACCAAGGTGCTCGCGAAGAAAGGCGAGCAGCTCGCGAGTTTCGCGCTGCTGCGCGACGACGGCTCGACTTCGAGCGGCTGCTGGATCTTCTGCGGGGCGTGGACCCAGGCGGGCAACCAGATGGGCCGCCGCGACAACTCGGACCCGACCGGCATCGGCAACACGCTGAACTGGGCGTGGGCATGGCCGGTGAACCGGCGCGTTCTGTACAACCGCGCGTCGTGCGATCTCAACGGCAAGCCGTTCGATCCGACGCGCAAGCTGATCGCGTGGAACGGCAGCACGTGGTCGGGCGCCGACATTCCGGACTTCAAGGTCGACGAGCCGCCTGACAGCGGCATGAATCCGTTCATCATGAATCCGGAAGGCGTCGCGCGGTTCTTCGCGCGCGACGCGATGGTCGAAGGGCCGTTCCCCGAGCACTATGAACCGTTCGAGACGCCGCTCGGCTACAACCCGCTGCATCCGGACAACAAGCTGGCCGTCAGCAACCCGGCGGCGCGCGTATTCCCGGCCGACAAGGCCACGTTCGGCACGCACGAGAACTTCCCGCATACGGCGACCAGCTATCGTCTGACCGAGCATTTCCACTACTGGACGAAGCACGCGAAGCTGAACGCGATCATCCAGCCCGAGCAGTTCGTCGAGATCGGCGAAGACCTCGCGAAGGAGATCGGCGTGGTGGCCGGCGACCGGGTCAAGGTGAGCTCGAACCGCGGGCACCTGATCGCCGTCGCGGTCGTGACGAAGCGCATCAAACCGCTGACTGTCGAAGGCAAGAAGGTGCAGACCGTCGGGCTGCCGATTCATTGGGGCTTCATGGGGCTCGCGAGGCCGGGCTATCTCGTCAATGGGCTGACGCCCCCGGTGGGCGACGGGAACTCACAGACACCGGAAACCAAGTCGTTCCTCGTCAAGGTCGAAAAGGCATAA
- the fdxH gene encoding formate dehydrogenase subunit beta → MALQSLDIRRVSATTTQPPVARAPATGQVAKLIDVSKCIGCKACQTACMEWNDLRDEIGVNVGVYDNPPDLTENSWTVMRFAEYENSAGDIEWLIRKDGCMHCEDPGCLKACPSPGAIVQYTNGIVDFHEENCIGCGFCIAGCPFNIPRMSKKDRRVYKCTLCSDRVAVGQEPACVKTCPTGAIMFGTKEDMKLQAEDRIVDLKERGFQNAGLYNPEKVGGTHVMYVLHHADRPSLYHGLPDDPRISPMVTLWKGIAKPIGLAIMGIAALAGFFHYTRVGPNEVTEADEAAAVKEAEEARRSREGKQ, encoded by the coding sequence ATGGCACTGCAATCACTAGACATCAGACGCGTCTCGGCCACCACCACGCAACCGCCGGTGGCTCGCGCGCCGGCCACCGGGCAGGTCGCGAAGCTCATCGACGTATCGAAGTGCATCGGCTGCAAGGCGTGTCAGACGGCCTGCATGGAGTGGAACGATCTGCGCGACGAGATCGGCGTGAACGTGGGCGTCTACGATAACCCGCCCGATCTGACCGAGAATTCGTGGACCGTCATGCGCTTTGCGGAGTACGAGAACTCCGCCGGCGATATCGAATGGCTGATCCGCAAGGACGGCTGCATGCACTGCGAAGACCCGGGCTGTCTGAAGGCCTGTCCGTCGCCGGGCGCGATCGTGCAGTACACGAACGGCATCGTGGATTTTCACGAGGAGAACTGCATTGGCTGCGGCTTCTGCATCGCCGGCTGTCCGTTCAACATACCGCGTATGTCGAAGAAGGATCGCCGCGTGTACAAGTGCACGCTGTGTTCGGACCGCGTCGCGGTCGGCCAGGAGCCGGCCTGCGTGAAGACCTGCCCGACCGGCGCGATCATGTTCGGCACCAAGGAGGACATGAAGCTGCAGGCCGAGGACCGCATCGTCGATCTGAAGGAGCGCGGTTTCCAGAACGCTGGACTGTATAACCCGGAAAAGGTCGGCGGCACGCATGTGATGTACGTGCTGCATCACGCCGACCGGCCATCGCTGTATCACGGCCTGCCGGACGATCCGCGCATCAGTCCGATGGTGACGTTGTGGAAGGGCATAGCCAAGCCGATCGGGCTCGCCATCATGGGGATCGCCGCGCTCGCGGGCTTCTTCCACTACACGCGCGTCGGTCCGAACGAGGTGACCGAGGCCGACGAAGCCGCCGCCGTCAAGGAAGCCGAAGAAGCGCGCCGTTCGCGGGAGGGTAAGCAATGA
- a CDS encoding formate dehydrogenase subunit gamma: MNHSEHTDFTDVKGNRLIVRYTPNERTNHWITAICFILLALSGLAMFHPAMAFLYFVLGGGQWTRILHPFIGCVMFISFLILALRFWHHNYLDQADIQWMKQYRDVLNNREERLPAIGRYNAGQKLLFFVMVICMLLLLLSGIVIWRRYFSLYFPMDLIRLSALVHAVTAFLLIVGIIVHIYAALWVKGSIGAMTRGTVTYGWARKHHPNWFREIIGK; this comes from the coding sequence ATGAACCACTCTGAGCACACCGACTTCACGGACGTGAAGGGCAACCGCCTGATCGTGCGCTATACGCCGAACGAGCGCACGAATCATTGGATCACCGCGATCTGTTTCATCCTGCTCGCGCTGTCCGGTCTCGCGATGTTCCATCCCGCGATGGCGTTTCTGTACTTCGTGCTTGGCGGCGGACAGTGGACGCGGATCCTGCACCCCTTCATCGGCTGCGTGATGTTCATCTCGTTCCTGATTCTTGCGTTGCGCTTCTGGCATCACAACTATCTCGACCAGGCGGATATCCAGTGGATGAAGCAGTACCGCGACGTGCTGAACAACCGCGAGGAGCGCCTGCCCGCAATCGGCAGGTACAACGCCGGGCAGAAGCTGCTGTTCTTCGTGATGGTGATCTGTATGCTGCTGCTGTTGCTGAGCGGCATCGTGATCTGGCGGCGCTACTTTTCGCTCTACTTCCCGATGGACCTGATCCGGCTCTCAGCACTCGTGCATGCCGTGACGGCATTCCTGCTGATCGTCGGCATCATCGTGCATATCTATGCGGCGCTGTGGGTCAAGGGCTCCATAGGTGCGATGACGCGCGGCACCGTTACTTATGGCTGGGCGCGCAAGCACCATCCGAACTGGTTCAGGGAAATCATCGGCAAGTAA
- the fdhE gene encoding formate dehydrogenase accessory protein FdhE — MAQRILEAADIESLDPSAIPRIRMPERLAVFAPRAARLRQLASRGNPIAGYLRLMAALADAQQAVLAHFKAQPPSPELIASAQQYSMPLIPALSGARDPAWRDVLLQLLDKIEAAGPLTPPLVAVFTQLRALDVATLEAQADAIFAQRFADVEPASAPFIMAALQVVWTDLAADIDKRAVPYLDTPGLCPVCGSHPVASTLRIGGAYDNYRYLQCGLCATEWHMVRSKCSNCDSTKGIAYHVAGSPDADAATREAETKNAVLKAESCDECHTYRKIGIQAKDYEFDPFADDLASLTLDLLMGAEGYRRASPHPWLWPEQTAGATDAEDDESA, encoded by the coding sequence TTGGCTCAACGAATTCTCGAAGCCGCCGACATCGAGTCGCTCGATCCCTCGGCAATCCCCCGCATCCGCATGCCGGAGCGGCTCGCGGTGTTCGCGCCGCGCGCCGCGCGCCTGCGCCAGCTCGCCTCGCGCGGCAATCCGATTGCCGGCTACCTGCGGCTGATGGCGGCGCTCGCCGATGCGCAGCAGGCGGTGCTCGCGCACTTCAAGGCGCAGCCGCCGAGCCCCGAGCTGATCGCGAGCGCGCAGCAGTATTCGATGCCGCTGATTCCGGCGCTGTCCGGCGCGCGCGATCCGGCGTGGCGCGACGTGCTGCTGCAACTGCTCGACAAGATCGAAGCCGCGGGTCCGTTGACGCCGCCGCTCGTCGCGGTGTTCACGCAACTGCGCGCGCTCGACGTCGCCACGCTCGAAGCGCAGGCCGACGCGATCTTCGCGCAGCGCTTCGCCGACGTAGAGCCGGCGAGCGCGCCATTCATCATGGCCGCGCTGCAAGTCGTGTGGACCGACCTCGCCGCCGACATCGACAAGCGCGCCGTACCGTACCTCGACACACCGGGGCTGTGCCCGGTATGCGGCTCGCATCCGGTGGCCAGCACGCTGCGCATCGGCGGCGCGTACGACAACTATCGCTATCTGCAATGCGGGCTATGCGCAACCGAATGGCATATGGTCCGAAGCAAATGCTCGAACTGCGATTCGACGAAAGGCATTGCGTACCACGTGGCCGGCTCGCCCGACGCCGACGCGGCCACGCGCGAAGCCGAAACGAAAAACGCCGTGCTGAAGGCGGAGTCGTGCGACGAATGCCATACTTACCGCAAGATCGGCATTCAGGCAAAGGACTACGAGTTCGATCCATTCGCGGACGACCTCGCGAGCCTCACGCTCGATCTGCTGATGGGCGCGGAAGGTTACCGGCGCGCGTCGCCGCATCCCTGGCTGTGGCCGGAGCAGACGGCCGGCGCGACCGACGCGGAGGACGACGAGTCCGCCTGA